Proteins from one Phycisphaerae bacterium genomic window:
- a CDS encoding replication-relaxation family protein: MAFQFSESDQELLVTIAEHRLLTIRHLTMLLRRNASALRRRLKILRCKGLIEVGGRPFGRSRGRPEILISLGDAGVELLKARRLLKPTLPVDKVTAKGISCVDHELLVNDFRAGLAEMARVVPALSIRFFSANSRLLACEPHDRPFIHETIFVNDGTLDDIDFIPDGVLAITHAELGKTLLFFLEADRGTEPRNSTLYVGRGFRQKIFNYQRYIAVEQYKRYEKILKSELRGFRLLILTEQPARFAALCELVRATPPSGFIWLADRTELLSEGLWASIWLRGGNIAETRQSILGSKALDRRPEATLAS; the protein is encoded by the coding sequence ATGGCCTTTCAGTTCAGCGAATCGGACCAAGAGCTTCTCGTCACGATCGCCGAGCACCGCCTATTGACCATCCGCCATCTGACGATGCTGCTTAGGAGGAATGCGAGTGCCTTGCGCCGGCGATTGAAGATCCTTCGATGTAAAGGCCTGATCGAAGTAGGCGGACGGCCGTTCGGAAGGAGTCGTGGACGACCCGAGATACTGATTTCACTGGGTGATGCCGGTGTCGAACTCCTGAAGGCAAGACGGCTGCTCAAGCCGACGCTTCCCGTTGACAAGGTCACGGCGAAGGGCATCAGCTGCGTTGATCACGAACTCCTGGTGAACGACTTCCGTGCCGGATTGGCGGAGATGGCGCGGGTCGTCCCGGCGTTGTCGATCAGGTTCTTTTCGGCGAATTCGCGTTTGCTGGCGTGCGAACCACATGACCGCCCATTTATTCATGAGACAATATTCGTCAATGACGGAACTCTCGATGACATTGACTTCATACCGGATGGAGTGCTCGCAATAACCCATGCGGAGCTGGGCAAGACGCTACTCTTTTTCCTCGAAGCGGACCGAGGTACCGAGCCACGCAACAGCACTCTATACGTGGGGCGGGGTTTTCGCCAGAAGATCTTCAATTATCAGCGGTACATCGCGGTCGAGCAGTACAAGCGATATGAGAAGATCCTCAAGTCCGAGCTACGCGGCTTTCGATTGTTGATTCTGACCGAGCAACCGGCGCGTTTCGCGGCATTGTGCGAGTTGGTCCGAGCGACGCCCCCGTCCGGGTTCATATGGCTGGCTGACCGCACAGAGCTCCTCTCAGAAGGACTATGGGCGTCGATTTGGTTGCGGGGCGGAAACATCGCCGAGACTCGGCAGTCCATACTCGGCAGTAAGGCGCTGGACCGGCGCCCAGAGGCGACGCTGGCATCGTAA
- a CDS encoding tyrosine-type recombinase/integrase — translation MASLTRQKGKYYRVFWNFKVAAGPKAGQTMQGSAYLGSCTRAAAKARLREVEVWEEAVKTGRHLPDGGWEEVYALWIREKQLSCTPQSVQRAERVVTRYMAWREKHKLPCQYVENIACRQDLIKWRDFRLDHEAGRKTVANDLATLSSWFEWCVQERFLTENPIRRITRPRFVTKKEGTPLTREQAGRWLWAIKARATRNGRGPRSWDEVRRKRRLAVFLLNTGVRNGELCGLNVEDLRVDKEEQLVYVMGKGQKERWVPLNGAALAAVRLNLKERGNPNRGPLFVSRAGERYNVRQLSSEFSDMGRCTPEKLDANPHNLRHSFATWLARSTSNISLVQKVLGHEDVNTTLRYYVHTCDYELAGATTNLRGRREMREREEKRVRPSFRVIPFPQQRVV, via the coding sequence ATGGCGAGTCTCACCCGGCAGAAGGGGAAGTACTACCGCGTCTTCTGGAACTTCAAGGTGGCGGCCGGCCCCAAGGCCGGCCAGACGATGCAAGGCAGCGCCTACCTCGGCAGCTGCACCCGGGCGGCTGCGAAGGCACGGCTGCGGGAGGTCGAGGTCTGGGAGGAGGCGGTCAAGACCGGTCGGCACCTCCCCGACGGAGGCTGGGAGGAGGTGTACGCCCTCTGGATTCGAGAGAAGCAGCTCTCGTGCACGCCGCAATCGGTACAGCGCGCGGAGCGCGTGGTGACACGGTACATGGCGTGGCGGGAGAAGCACAAGCTCCCGTGTCAGTACGTCGAGAACATCGCCTGCCGACAGGACCTGATCAAATGGCGCGACTTTCGCCTGGACCACGAGGCAGGTCGCAAGACCGTCGCGAATGATCTGGCCACGCTATCGTCTTGGTTTGAGTGGTGTGTCCAAGAGCGGTTCCTCACCGAGAACCCGATCCGTCGAATCACGCGCCCGCGCTTTGTCACCAAGAAAGAAGGGACGCCGCTGACGAGGGAGCAGGCGGGACGCTGGCTGTGGGCCATCAAGGCGCGCGCGACGCGTAACGGCCGAGGACCGAGATCGTGGGATGAGGTGCGGCGCAAACGGCGGCTGGCTGTGTTCCTGCTCAACACCGGTGTGCGCAACGGCGAACTTTGCGGCCTCAACGTCGAGGACCTTCGCGTCGACAAGGAGGAGCAACTGGTCTACGTCATGGGCAAGGGCCAGAAGGAACGCTGGGTTCCGCTGAACGGAGCCGCGCTCGCGGCGGTGCGTCTGAACCTCAAGGAGCGCGGCAACCCGAACCGCGGTCCGCTCTTCGTGTCACGTGCCGGTGAGCGGTACAACGTACGCCAGCTCTCTTCCGAGTTCTCGGACATGGGCCGCTGCACACCGGAGAAACTCGACGCCAACCCGCACAACCTGCGACACAGCTTCGCCACCTGGCTGGCGCGATCGACGTCCAACATCTCTCTGGTGCAAAAGGTACTCGGTCATGAGGACGTGAACACGACGCTGCGCTACTACGTTCATACTTGCGATTACGAGCTGGCCGGCGCGACGACAAACCTGCGCGGGCGTCGCGAGATGCGCGAGCGCGAAGAGAAACGAGTGCGGCCCTCGTTCAGGGTCATTCCGTTTCCGCAGCAACGAGTTGTGTAG
- the ltrA gene encoding group II intron reverse transcriptase/maturase, with amino-acid sequence MDDALTSTAMSPQLLKVAERARREPQAKFHSLAHLIDAAALERAYHRQRSNAAVGVDGITKEQYGQNLEDNLRNLHERLRAKRYRHQPIRRVYIPKDQGRRMRPIGISAFEDKLVQDALREVLEAIYEQDFLESSFGFRPQRSAHDAIRTLNRAIYRREVNWVLEADIESFFDSVDRPTLLGMLQKRVPDGALWRLIGKCLRAGVLDGEDLSWPERGMAQGSALSPLLGNIYLHYVLDLWFEQEVRPRMRGKAQLIRFADDFIMCFERQDDARRVMSVLDKRMKKFGLSLHPEKTRLLPFQCPSANHKGKGPGTFDFLGFTLYWQRARSGRWEIACKTRRARLRRAIKAAYDWCRSYRHLPVRQQHAALVRRIRGHFNYFGVNGNTRSLVLLDQHVKRAWFKWLCRRSHRARLNWERFTDLLRDYPLPTPRVYVQIWERKP; translated from the coding sequence ATGGACGATGCATTGACGTCGACCGCCATGTCACCGCAACTTCTGAAGGTAGCGGAACGAGCGAGAAGAGAACCCCAAGCCAAGTTTCACTCTCTAGCCCATCTGATCGATGCGGCAGCCTTGGAGCGTGCCTATCATCGCCAGCGGAGTAATGCTGCGGTAGGTGTGGACGGAATCACGAAGGAACAGTACGGGCAGAACTTGGAAGATAATCTAAGGAATCTGCACGAGCGGCTGCGGGCGAAGCGTTATCGTCACCAGCCGATCCGCCGTGTGTACATCCCCAAGGATCAGGGCAGGAGAATGCGTCCTATTGGCATCTCGGCATTCGAGGACAAACTGGTCCAAGATGCCCTGCGTGAAGTGTTGGAGGCGATCTACGAGCAGGACTTCTTGGAAAGCTCGTTTGGCTTTCGACCTCAACGCAGTGCACATGACGCCATCCGGACTCTGAACCGAGCGATTTACAGGAGAGAAGTGAACTGGGTGCTGGAGGCTGACATTGAGTCCTTCTTCGACAGCGTCGATCGCCCGACGTTGTTGGGGATGCTCCAAAAGCGGGTTCCCGACGGGGCGCTCTGGCGCCTCATCGGCAAATGTTTGCGCGCGGGAGTGCTCGATGGCGAGGATCTGTCCTGGCCCGAGCGGGGCATGGCTCAAGGATCTGCTCTTTCACCATTGCTCGGCAACATCTATCTCCATTACGTATTGGACTTGTGGTTCGAACAAGAAGTCAGACCACGGATGAGAGGCAAAGCGCAGCTTATCCGATTTGCCGATGACTTCATCATGTGCTTCGAGCGGCAAGACGATGCGCGACGGGTGATGAGTGTGCTGGACAAACGGATGAAGAAGTTTGGGCTGTCGCTCCATCCGGAAAAGACTCGGTTGCTTCCCTTCCAATGCCCGTCTGCGAACCACAAGGGTAAGGGGCCGGGCACGTTCGACTTTCTGGGTTTTACGCTGTACTGGCAACGAGCCCGTAGTGGTCGATGGGAGATAGCGTGCAAGACTCGGCGTGCGCGTCTTCGGCGCGCCATCAAGGCCGCCTACGATTGGTGCCGTAGCTATCGACACCTACCGGTCAGACAACAGCACGCCGCGCTCGTGAGGCGCATCCGGGGCCATTTCAACTACTTCGGCGTCAATGGGAATACGCGAAGTTTGGTCTTGCTAGACCAACACGTGAAGCGTGCTTGGTTTAAGTGGCTCTGTCGTCGGAGCCACCGGGCGCGTCTCAACTGGGAGCGCTTCACGGATTTGCTCCGTGATTACCCGCTCCCAACACCCCGTGTCTACGTACAGATATGGGAAAGGAAACCGTGA
- a CDS encoding type IV secretion system DNA-binding domain-containing protein, with protein MSSDFARALIKRYNPQVLANRAQELVSREVAKGCEPTIATVPVELEPAYTSLRDDAPPVGPQPQVPWIQAVAEDPDVWHRMQVWISPEEKCSWRNSERFLKQVSGATRRVAIELVGNRDRIDQLLLFHRHDGPVVDSAFHGEFKRCELTSARAALHARMRERAPGTLRLRDFYPSPPYSHMFTTPEELGDSIYGTIVTALGRLPSDTFGLFQVLFQPVPPEHDWYHNIKKLIDLEYEVKQVVAWNGVQIQPHHPPSGYISYMAKQSERRAHPDKPLFFTALRVATWGSRKTNDRQIRALAAFRGMIQHGGRPIRDVDEAEYCRVLTESQLAEMLTMGRTYRPGFLVNSEELSTLAHFTSPTTTEYRPQPIEQLEPLAPSSDLAFGVQIGVCDHAGKRIRVCLPPDVRSKHMHVIGRPGTGKSTMLEHMILQEIRSGHGVAVLDPHGALIDRLLRLIPDDSVDRVIYVNPADRDYVPIWNPLHCEAAHDAGRVTANLVAAVRSIVDGSGDRLTHLLRHAFFALLHSPGSSLRDVNDLLRKGSPASKRIIKEIGRGKITNDLSRRFWSEDFRHYRPDDIRPPQHKLSKLLLGGTVSLMLSQPDSAFSLSSVMDQGNVLLMDLSDLGADTRDTLGCFMLALLYETALGRHRSTPAGLRPFHIYCDEAHRFMTEAVDDLIAETRKYSVSLTLAHQFMSQFDRRKIGALSSVASTVIFNVDRHDATYLKKDLLGRAEEEDLITQGVGQAIARISTRRRTEVVRIKALRPLDLPEKSQRQAIIARSRQRYCKPVSEVQRIIDGRTRHWRQRSDATEAPSILPREPEHDEF; from the coding sequence ATGTCTTCTGACTTCGCCAGAGCACTCATCAAGCGCTACAATCCGCAAGTACTTGCGAATCGTGCTCAGGAGCTGGTCTCCCGCGAAGTCGCGAAGGGATGCGAGCCCACGATTGCCACGGTTCCCGTCGAACTCGAACCGGCGTACACCTCGCTTCGGGATGATGCTCCGCCGGTTGGCCCGCAGCCGCAGGTACCCTGGATCCAAGCCGTAGCCGAGGATCCCGATGTTTGGCACCGGATGCAGGTCTGGATCTCGCCGGAAGAGAAATGCAGTTGGAGAAACTCCGAGCGCTTTCTGAAGCAAGTTTCCGGCGCGACCCGTCGTGTGGCGATCGAACTCGTAGGCAATAGGGACCGAATTGATCAACTGCTCTTGTTCCACCGACATGATGGGCCTGTTGTCGATTCGGCATTCCATGGCGAATTCAAACGCTGTGAGCTGACATCCGCCCGCGCGGCCCTCCACGCCCGAATGCGGGAGCGCGCGCCCGGCACGCTACGCCTGCGTGACTTCTATCCGTCGCCGCCGTACTCCCACATGTTCACAACCCCCGAGGAGCTGGGCGATTCCATCTACGGAACAATCGTCACTGCGTTGGGAAGACTGCCATCAGATACGTTCGGACTCTTTCAGGTTCTGTTTCAGCCGGTCCCACCGGAGCACGACTGGTACCACAACATAAAGAAGCTAATCGACTTGGAGTACGAGGTTAAGCAGGTGGTTGCCTGGAACGGGGTTCAGATTCAGCCTCACCACCCTCCGTCAGGCTACATAAGCTACATGGCCAAGCAGTCCGAGAGGAGGGCTCACCCGGACAAGCCCCTCTTTTTCACCGCCCTGCGCGTGGCCACCTGGGGCAGTAGGAAGACCAATGATAGGCAAATACGCGCTCTGGCCGCGTTCCGTGGGATGATCCAACACGGCGGCCGGCCGATCCGCGATGTGGACGAGGCCGAATACTGCCGAGTGCTGACCGAGTCCCAACTGGCGGAAATGCTGACCATGGGGCGGACATATCGGCCCGGTTTTCTCGTCAATTCCGAGGAGTTGTCCACGCTCGCCCATTTCACTTCGCCCACCACAACGGAGTATCGGCCGCAGCCCATTGAGCAGCTCGAGCCTCTAGCGCCGTCCTCTGACCTGGCATTCGGCGTTCAAATCGGCGTTTGTGACCATGCCGGAAAGCGGATCCGTGTGTGCCTGCCGCCAGACGTCCGCAGCAAGCACATGCATGTCATCGGTCGGCCCGGTACCGGCAAGTCAACGATGCTGGAGCATATGATTCTACAAGAGATACGGTCCGGACACGGCGTCGCCGTGCTCGATCCGCATGGGGCGCTGATCGATCGACTGTTGAGGCTCATTCCAGATGACTCCGTTGATCGCGTCATATACGTCAATCCGGCAGACCGCGATTATGTGCCGATCTGGAATCCGCTCCACTGCGAGGCCGCCCATGATGCGGGCCGAGTTACCGCCAACCTGGTCGCAGCCGTCCGCTCGATCGTCGATGGTTCCGGAGATCGTCTTACGCACCTTCTTAGGCACGCGTTCTTCGCACTGCTTCACTCGCCGGGTTCTTCGTTACGGGACGTAAACGACTTGCTCAGAAAAGGTTCGCCGGCAAGCAAACGAATCATCAAGGAAATCGGCAGAGGCAAGATCACCAATGATCTTTCCCGCCGGTTTTGGAGCGAGGACTTCCGCCACTACCGACCCGACGACATTCGCCCGCCGCAACACAAACTGAGCAAGCTGCTTTTGGGCGGTACGGTATCTCTGATGCTGTCCCAGCCGGATTCCGCGTTCAGTCTCTCCAGTGTCATGGATCAAGGCAACGTCCTGCTGATGGATCTTTCAGACCTCGGCGCCGACACCAGAGATACACTGGGCTGCTTCATGCTGGCGCTGCTATACGAGACGGCGCTCGGGCGACACAGATCGACGCCGGCTGGGTTACGTCCGTTCCACATCTATTGCGACGAGGCGCACCGATTCATGACCGAGGCCGTTGACGATCTGATCGCCGAGACTCGCAAGTACTCGGTCTCCTTGACGCTGGCCCATCAGTTCATGAGCCAGTTCGACCGTCGCAAGATCGGCGCTCTGTCAAGTGTAGCGTCAACGGTCATCTTCAACGTGGATCGCCACGATGCCACATACCTCAAGAAGGACCTCCTGGGGCGCGCGGAGGAAGAGGATCTGATCACACAGGGCGTTGGCCAGGCGATTGCCCGAATCAGCACGCGAAGACGAACCGAAGTTGTTCGTATCAAGGCTCTTCGGCCACTGGATCTACCCGAGAAAAGTCAACGCCAGGCGATCATTGCGCGTTCAAGGCAGCGCTACTGCAAGCCCGTATCCGAGGTTCAACGAATCATCGATGGTCGCACCAGACACTGGAGACAGAGGTCGGATGCGACGGAAGCGCCGTCAATATTGCCTCGGGAGCCGGAACATGACGAATTCTGA
- a CDS encoding HD domain-containing protein, with protein MNDLVSTGATSAVDSRLRVSVIALLVIAVTGAHWWTPQGQDWFHAVHIFLRKLYLLPVILAAIWFDLRAALLTAGLITLVYVPHVVWQWGGQRAENLNQAGEIVTIWLGAMIAGFFADAEKGALRKLAGAYEGVVNALVAALDMREHDTELHSLRVRAYTLRLAEELGVAPNRKRVFALAALLHDIGKIGVPDAVLLKRGRLSEEEWKCIRQHPGLGRRILEPVPFLREAQEIVYAHHEKYDGTGYPRGLAGTNIPHGARIFAVVDVFDALTSARPYKDAMPYAAARREIETGKASHFDPEVVDAFLRVPEAEWTTIRNLMARTITAAK; from the coding sequence ATGAACGATCTGGTTTCAACTGGCGCCACAAGCGCTGTCGACTCAAGGCTGCGTGTATCCGTCATTGCGCTGCTTGTCATCGCCGTGACGGGCGCGCACTGGTGGACACCTCAAGGGCAGGACTGGTTTCACGCGGTTCATATCTTCCTTCGCAAACTCTATCTACTGCCCGTTATTCTGGCGGCGATCTGGTTCGACCTTCGTGCCGCACTTCTCACGGCCGGGCTGATCACGCTGGTTTATGTGCCCCATGTGGTCTGGCAATGGGGCGGTCAGCGTGCCGAAAATCTCAATCAGGCCGGCGAGATCGTCACAATCTGGCTGGGCGCCATGATCGCTGGCTTCTTCGCCGATGCCGAGAAGGGCGCGCTGCGGAAACTCGCCGGCGCGTACGAGGGTGTTGTCAATGCGCTGGTTGCCGCCTTGGACATGCGCGAGCACGATACGGAACTCCACTCGTTGCGCGTCCGTGCCTACACGCTGAGGCTTGCAGAGGAACTCGGAGTTGCCCCCAACCGGAAGCGGGTCTTTGCCCTTGCCGCCTTGTTACATGACATCGGGAAGATCGGCGTCCCCGACGCGGTCCTTCTCAAACGTGGGAGGCTCTCTGAAGAAGAATGGAAGTGCATCCGACAGCACCCGGGACTCGGACGGAGAATCCTGGAGCCCGTTCCTTTTCTGCGCGAGGCTCAGGAAATTGTATATGCCCATCACGAAAAGTACGACGGCACTGGATACCCGCGCGGTCTGGCCGGGACGAACATCCCACACGGCGCGCGAATCTTCGCGGTGGTCGATGTCTTCGACGCGTTGACCTCCGCGCGTCCATACAAGGATGCTATGCCTTACGCCGCCGCGCGGCGGGAAATCGAAACAGGCAAGGCCTCGCACTTCGACCCGGAGGTCGTCGATGCCTTTCTGCGAGTGCCCGAGGCTGAATGGACAACGATTCGAAATCTGATGGCGCGGACGATTACGGCTGCGAAGTGA